The Rhodocytophaga rosea genome has a segment encoding these proteins:
- a CDS encoding alpha-2-macroglobulin family protein — MQEFRKSPKNLILATFILCFLAISAFQLPDNGFIARIKTRLESYQDYARPDKVYLHTDRAAYTNGETLWLKAYQVHAADHRPHALSRVIYIELLNSRNQAVLKQKMRVENGYGYGQFTIPDNLPSGTYILRAFNNWMRNSSDDFFFTKTIRVFNLAQTEPTNTLPLATNSTFDLQFFPEGGNLIEGLKSSIAFKAVNTAGESIPVEGTIVTAKGDTITSFKSFHAGMGAFELQPVSGQKYLASVRLTDSTAATFALGQALSSGMVLHASNTTPGTIQVRIQSNARQKGILVAQSRGTLYFSEQIDLAAKQVYDIPTATIPDGILAITLFDELGNPQAERLSFVNKQQNLRIQVNPNKKIYEPREKITLDISVTDAQGNPVSANLSMAVTDAGLPQVHQPDILSYLLLSSDLKGNIEQPSYYFSEDPKAKQALDYLLMTQGWRRFTWQDILNNNIFPEQKFEMEGGISIGGRLKNANDAAVVPNQLVILSAPGAVPPFQQQYTDQSGNFYFSDLHFNDDKEVFLQVPSTINDVAVKAEVDTTMEVGFAGTYISAIDAAQAKEFTEKSKKRIQIETMYKQEDTDTIFVEAATPGKNKKNPYTLIDAAPDHNIELDNYNEFPDMIEVLREIVPGILLQSKKGVINGLRILDIKRKLYFKENPMYFIDGIPVYSAQDVFKLDPGMVETIEVYGRPEKLARFEQLGKNGVLAIHTRTQDYYPEDAKNLFQIPMRGYLAGREFYSPVYENTQTSRKPDFRPVAYWNSRVISDANGKASVSFYNPDNITTYQIQIEGISGEGLPGIARQSYQVKLPLQSGR, encoded by the coding sequence ATGCAAGAATTTAGAAAATCACCGAAGAACTTAATTTTAGCAACCTTTATCTTATGCTTTCTGGCAATATCTGCCTTTCAGCTTCCAGATAATGGATTTATTGCCCGGATAAAAACCAGGCTGGAAAGTTATCAGGATTATGCCCGGCCGGATAAAGTCTACCTGCACACGGATAGAGCGGCCTATACAAATGGCGAAACACTCTGGCTGAAAGCCTACCAGGTACATGCGGCTGACCACCGGCCCCATGCCTTGAGCAGGGTGATCTATATTGAGTTACTTAATTCCCGGAACCAGGCTGTATTGAAGCAGAAAATGAGGGTAGAAAATGGCTATGGCTACGGACAATTCACCATTCCTGACAATCTGCCTTCCGGCACCTATATACTCCGGGCATTTAATAACTGGATGCGTAATTCATCTGATGATTTCTTTTTTACTAAAACAATTCGAGTGTTTAATCTCGCTCAGACAGAACCTACCAACACACTTCCACTCGCCACTAATTCTACATTCGACCTGCAATTTTTCCCGGAAGGCGGCAACCTTATAGAAGGTCTGAAAAGTAGCATTGCGTTTAAAGCCGTAAATACAGCAGGAGAAAGTATTCCGGTAGAAGGGACCATTGTGACAGCCAAAGGAGATACTATTACCAGTTTTAAAAGCTTCCATGCAGGCATGGGTGCCTTTGAATTACAGCCTGTTTCCGGCCAGAAATACCTGGCTAGCGTCCGGCTGACAGATAGTACAGCCGCCACTTTTGCATTAGGGCAAGCCCTTAGCAGTGGCATGGTTTTACATGCGAGTAATACTACACCAGGCACTATACAAGTACGGATACAATCAAATGCGCGGCAAAAAGGAATATTAGTAGCGCAAAGCAGGGGTACGCTCTATTTCTCAGAACAGATAGACCTGGCTGCTAAACAAGTATATGATATTCCTACTGCCACTATTCCAGACGGTATTCTGGCCATTACTCTTTTTGACGAACTGGGAAATCCGCAAGCCGAACGATTGAGTTTCGTGAACAAACAACAGAATCTGCGCATACAGGTAAATCCCAACAAAAAAATATATGAGCCCAGGGAAAAAATCACCCTTGATATTTCAGTAACCGATGCCCAGGGAAATCCGGTAAGTGCTAACCTGTCGATGGCCGTTACAGATGCCGGATTGCCACAGGTACATCAGCCCGACATATTGAGTTATCTGCTGCTTAGTTCTGATCTGAAAGGAAATATCGAACAGCCTTCTTATTATTTTTCCGAAGATCCTAAAGCCAAACAAGCCCTGGACTATCTGCTGATGACACAAGGCTGGCGGCGATTTACCTGGCAGGATATTCTCAACAATAATATATTTCCCGAACAGAAATTCGAAATGGAAGGCGGAATTTCCATTGGTGGCCGCCTGAAGAATGCAAATGATGCGGCAGTCGTACCTAACCAGCTTGTGATACTATCCGCACCAGGGGCTGTTCCACCCTTTCAGCAGCAGTACACCGACCAGTCTGGCAATTTCTATTTTTCAGACCTGCATTTTAACGATGATAAAGAAGTATTCCTGCAAGTTCCATCAACTATTAATGATGTTGCAGTAAAAGCAGAAGTAGATACTACAATGGAGGTGGGTTTTGCCGGCACTTATATAAGTGCCATTGATGCGGCTCAGGCAAAGGAATTTACAGAAAAAAGCAAGAAGCGGATACAAATAGAAACGATGTATAAGCAGGAGGATACTGATACTATATTTGTAGAAGCTGCCACACCCGGGAAAAACAAAAAAAATCCCTATACCCTGATAGATGCTGCTCCGGATCATAACATTGAACTTGATAATTACAATGAGTTTCCAGACATGATTGAAGTATTGCGGGAAATTGTACCGGGCATTTTACTACAGAGCAAAAAAGGCGTAATTAATGGCTTACGCATTCTCGATATTAAGCGGAAGCTGTATTTTAAAGAAAACCCTATGTATTTTATAGACGGTATTCCGGTATACAGTGCGCAAGATGTTTTCAAACTAGACCCAGGCATGGTAGAAACCATTGAAGTATATGGAAGACCGGAAAAGTTAGCCAGGTTTGAACAGTTAGGCAAAAACGGAGTATTAGCCATTCATACCCGGACCCAGGATTATTATCCCGAGGATGCAAAAAACCTATTCCAGATTCCGATGCGGGGATACCTCGCAGGCCGGGAATTTTATTCGCCGGTGTACGAAAATACCCAGACATCCCGCAAACCCGATTTCAGGCCAGTGGCTTACTGGAACTCCAGAGTGATCAGTGATGCAAATGGAAAGGCTTCTGTTAGCTTCTACAATCCGGATAATATCACTACCTATCAGATACAAATAGAAGGAATTTCGGGAGAAGGGTTGCCAGGTATAGCCCGCCAAAGTTACCAGGTAAAATTACCGTTGCAATCGGGCAGGTAA
- a CDS encoding DUF4249 domain-containing protein: MKRLSIFLILSLLLFTTCVEPVNVNLGEPVKRLVVDGMITTKPGPYTIKLTTTAKYSVSSEGTNFLLKGATVRISDDTGYNEQLTEVSSGIYRTNANGIQGQVGRTYTLHIETEGKQYQSVPELLRATTGVENVSVEFKYEAPGVKEGFYVYVDTKDPVETEDFYRWNWVHYARETICFNDIVPPGTQPTVLDCCGNCWNIYGCNGCVNIASDVYANGTTISRQLLAIAPYTSRSKYFLYYEQFSLSKDAYKFWKGLDQQINNVGGIFDAPPAIIRGNMFNVADEDEIVLGFFGASDVKPGFVNIDRSGIPKPPNEPPPVMRPPLSGPPPPCYPCIESIIRTPNTPPLWQD, translated from the coding sequence TTGAAACGATTATCAATTTTTCTTATACTTTCTTTATTGCTGTTTACTACCTGTGTGGAACCGGTGAATGTAAATCTGGGAGAGCCTGTTAAGCGATTGGTCGTAGATGGAATGATCACCACAAAACCAGGGCCTTATACTATAAAACTCACCACTACTGCTAAGTATAGCGTTAGTTCGGAAGGAACTAACTTTCTGCTGAAAGGAGCCACTGTACGTATTAGTGACGATACAGGCTATAACGAACAATTGACTGAAGTTTCTTCTGGAATCTATCGCACAAATGCAAATGGCATTCAGGGGCAGGTAGGCAGAACGTATACCTTGCATATAGAAACCGAAGGCAAACAGTATCAATCTGTGCCCGAACTGCTGCGGGCTACCACTGGGGTAGAAAATGTATCTGTTGAGTTTAAATACGAAGCACCCGGGGTGAAAGAAGGCTTTTATGTGTATGTAGACACCAAAGATCCGGTAGAAACCGAAGACTTCTACCGCTGGAACTGGGTGCATTACGCGAGAGAAACGATTTGTTTCAATGATATCGTACCCCCTGGCACACAACCAACCGTTTTGGACTGTTGCGGAAATTGCTGGAATATATATGGCTGCAATGGCTGTGTGAATATAGCTTCTGATGTATATGCAAATGGAACTACCATTAGCCGGCAATTGCTGGCCATTGCTCCCTATACTTCCCGTTCCAAGTATTTCCTTTACTACGAGCAATTTTCTCTTTCTAAAGATGCCTATAAGTTCTGGAAAGGGCTGGATCAGCAGATTAACAATGTAGGAGGTATTTTTGATGCACCTCCGGCCATTATCCGGGGCAATATGTTCAATGTAGCCGACGAAGATGAGATAGTATTAGGCTTTTTTGGTGCCTCTGATGTAAAACCAGGATTTGTAAACATCGACCGGTCGGGTATTCCTAAACCGCCTAATGAACCACCGCCTGTTATGAGACCTCCGCTTTCAGGTCCGCCACCTCCTTGTTATCCTTGTATTGAAAGTATTATTCGTACACCCAATACGCCTCCTTTATGGCAGGATTAA
- a CDS encoding TonB-dependent receptor — MKDYLPLPAFHALFFLLFTFAFHLSAIAQDTPQVYITGNYQNQPLQEVLADIEQKHPVRFFYQENWISGIRVQARFDKELLSSALQKILANTGLTFLSYDAYSVVLLRDTNAQVINRRDTTDIQIQSDTVTQSAATTPQPAGRTAGRRFGPDKSGVKVRISGYVREKSTAEPVLSATIYVQELKTGTVTDARGFYALVVPSGTYTITYNFIGYQQEKKELTLKTSQTIHVELTDQSIQMNEVTVWGEAADRNVSKPEMSVNRLDIKTIRKMPALMGEVDVVKSLLLLPGVTSVGEASTGFNVRGGSTDQNLILLDDAPVYNSSHLFGLFSVFNPDVVKDVTLYRGGIPSEFGGRISSVLDVTLKEATINKWSGKGGIGLVSNRLALEGPIIPDKLSIIAAARGTYADWILKQVPNQSVKGTQAHYYDTNVKIDYILNERNRISLSGYLGRDVYKLPADSIATVAINASSTVFRWGNSNATLRWSHAFNSRLFSNVTAVYSNYKSSIINPDGPNAFTLPSGIIYENVKADFNYFASDKHKIDLGASTIRYRIDPGSLKPEPGTVISPVSLTRENAMESALYISDEYNVSPAITVQYGLRYSVFQNLGPGPVYTYQEGMPREVFSIIDTTDYSSGQVTKQYQGVEPRLAVKIGLNPSSSVKLSYNRMRQYIHLISNTTAAAPTDRWKASSRYIKPQIGDQVAVGFFKNFFGNTFETSVEFYYKQIENIIDYKDGASLLLNQTVEADLLAGKGRAYGMELQVKKTIGKLTGWASYTYSRTQISVNGDYPEERINNGAYYPANYDKPHNINMVLTFQKNRRWNLSANFVYSTGRPVTYPESKYVVNGVSIANYYLRNQYRIPDYHRLDISATVDGNHRKNKKWDGSWTFSVYNVYSRDNAFSVFFKAKNGFLPEAYKLSIFASIFPSITYNFKF, encoded by the coding sequence AAAACATCCGGTACGTTTTTTTTACCAGGAAAACTGGATATCAGGTATACGGGTACAAGCCAGGTTCGATAAAGAGCTTTTAAGTAGTGCTTTGCAAAAAATTCTCGCTAATACAGGACTTACTTTTCTTTCGTATGATGCCTATTCGGTGGTACTATTAAGAGACACAAATGCACAAGTGATTAACCGCCGGGATACTACAGATATACAAATTCAGTCAGACACCGTTACACAAAGTGCCGCTACTACTCCCCAGCCTGCTGGAAGAACTGCAGGCAGAAGGTTTGGGCCTGATAAAAGCGGTGTAAAAGTCAGAATTAGCGGATATGTACGGGAGAAAAGCACTGCTGAACCAGTGTTGTCAGCGACAATATATGTGCAGGAACTCAAAACCGGTACAGTTACTGATGCCAGAGGATTTTATGCCCTCGTTGTTCCTTCCGGAACTTATACCATCACCTATAATTTTATCGGTTATCAGCAGGAGAAAAAAGAACTTACCCTTAAAACAAGCCAGACCATCCATGTGGAATTAACAGATCAATCTATCCAGATGAATGAGGTAACGGTTTGGGGGGAAGCCGCCGACCGGAACGTATCTAAACCAGAAATGAGTGTAAACCGCCTCGATATCAAAACCATTCGGAAAATGCCTGCCCTGATGGGTGAAGTAGACGTTGTAAAAAGTTTATTGCTATTGCCAGGAGTAACCAGTGTAGGAGAAGCATCCACCGGATTTAATGTGCGTGGCGGCAGTACCGATCAGAACCTGATTTTGCTGGATGATGCGCCAGTATATAACTCTTCACATTTGTTTGGCCTATTTTCAGTGTTCAATCCAGATGTGGTGAAAGATGTTACCTTATACCGGGGCGGAATTCCATCCGAATTTGGCGGCAGAATTTCTTCCGTACTGGACGTTACTTTGAAAGAGGCAACCATTAACAAATGGAGCGGCAAAGGAGGGATTGGCTTGGTTTCTAACCGTTTAGCCTTAGAAGGACCTATTATTCCAGATAAGCTCTCCATCATAGCCGCAGCAAGAGGAACCTATGCCGACTGGATTCTGAAACAGGTACCTAATCAGTCAGTAAAAGGCACGCAGGCGCATTATTATGATACCAATGTAAAAATAGATTATATCCTTAATGAAAGAAACCGGATTTCCCTATCTGGGTATCTGGGCAGGGATGTATATAAACTGCCTGCCGATTCGATTGCAACAGTGGCCATTAATGCATCCAGTACCGTATTCCGCTGGGGAAACTCCAATGCTACCTTGCGGTGGAGTCATGCTTTCAATAGCCGGCTTTTTTCAAATGTAACGGCTGTATATAGCAATTATAAATCCAGTATCATCAATCCCGATGGACCAAATGCATTTACGCTGCCTTCCGGGATTATCTATGAAAATGTAAAAGCCGATTTTAATTACTTCGCCAGTGATAAACACAAAATAGACCTGGGAGCCAGCACCATCCGCTACCGCATAGACCCTGGAAGCTTAAAACCAGAGCCTGGTACAGTAATATCACCCGTTAGCTTAACCCGTGAAAATGCCATGGAGTCGGCTTTGTATATCAGTGATGAATACAATGTGAGTCCGGCCATTACAGTGCAATATGGCTTGCGATACTCTGTCTTCCAGAACCTGGGTCCTGGTCCGGTATATACCTATCAGGAAGGAATGCCCAGAGAAGTTTTTTCCATTATAGATACCACCGATTATTCCAGCGGCCAGGTTACCAAACAATATCAGGGAGTAGAGCCTCGTTTAGCCGTGAAAATAGGGCTTAATCCAAGCAGTTCGGTTAAGTTGAGTTATAACCGCATGCGGCAATATATTCACCTGATCTCGAATACAACTGCTGCAGCGCCTACCGACCGCTGGAAAGCCAGCAGCCGCTACATTAAACCTCAGATAGGCGACCAGGTGGCTGTAGGCTTTTTTAAGAATTTTTTTGGCAACACCTTCGAAACCTCTGTTGAGTTTTACTACAAACAGATAGAAAACATTATCGATTATAAGGATGGAGCCAGTTTGCTGCTCAACCAGACAGTAGAAGCAGATTTGCTGGCCGGCAAAGGAAGGGCATATGGCATGGAACTACAGGTGAAGAAAACCATTGGTAAACTTACCGGATGGGCGAGTTATACCTATTCCCGCACACAGATTTCTGTAAATGGTGATTACCCGGAAGAACGTATTAATAATGGAGCCTATTATCCGGCCAATTACGATAAGCCGCATAATATCAATATGGTACTTACCTTCCAGAAAAACCGCCGCTGGAACTTATCTGCAAATTTCGTGTATAGTACTGGCCGGCCGGTAACGTATCCGGAATCTAAATATGTAGTAAACGGAGTAAGCATTGCCAATTATTACCTCCGCAACCAGTACCGAATTCCGGATTATCACCGCCTCGATATATCAGCTACCGTAGATGGCAACCACCGCAAAAATAAAAAATGGGATGGCAGTTGGACTTTTTCTGTGTACAATGTGTACAGCCGGGATAATGCATTCTCCGTATTTTTCAAGGCTAAAAACGGGTTTTTACCTGAAGCTTACAAGCTGTCTATCTTCGCTTCTATTTTTCCCTCTATTACCTATAATTTTAAATTCTAG
- a CDS encoding DUF4249 domain-containing protein has protein sequence MRVFSTILLSLLILFTTCVEPVNVNLGEPVKRLVVDGMITTKPGPYTVKLTTTAKYNIGSEGTNYLVRGAKVSISDDTGYSEQLTEVSLGSYSTNANGIQGQIGRTYTLHIETEGKQYQSMPELLRPTSGVENIYAEFKDGVEESFYVYVDTKDPVETEDFYRWNWIHYEREEYCIKEVVRPNAEIHIVNCCGQCWNIIRCNGCVNVASDVYSNGSAISRQLLAIVPYNSRSKYFLYYEQLSLSKDAYKFWKGLDQQINNVGGIFDAPPAIIRGNMFNVADEDEIVLGFFGASDVKPGFINVDRSVVNKPPSNPLVTLIPPSGGPPIPCYPCIESNIRTAITPPFWED, from the coding sequence TTGCGCGTTTTTTCTACCATCTTGCTTTCACTTCTTATCCTGTTTACTACCTGCGTGGAACCGGTGAATGTAAATCTGGGAGAGCCTGTTAAGCGATTGGTCGTAGATGGAATGATCACCACAAAACCAGGGCCTTATACTGTAAAACTCACCACTACCGCTAAATATAATATCGGGTCTGAAGGAACCAACTATCTGGTAAGAGGTGCTAAGGTAAGTATTAGCGATGATACAGGCTATAGCGAACAATTAACCGAAGTTTCACTCGGATCTTATAGCACAAATGCAAATGGCATTCAGGGCCAGATTGGCAGGACCTATACTTTACACATAGAAACCGAAGGCAAACAATATCAGTCTATGCCCGAATTGCTGCGTCCGACAAGCGGCGTAGAAAATATCTATGCTGAATTTAAGGATGGGGTGGAAGAAAGCTTTTATGTGTATGTAGACACCAAAGATCCGGTAGAAACCGAAGATTTTTACCGCTGGAACTGGATACACTATGAACGGGAGGAGTATTGTATAAAAGAAGTTGTCAGGCCAAATGCTGAAATCCATATTGTGAATTGTTGCGGGCAATGCTGGAATATAATCAGGTGTAATGGCTGTGTGAACGTTGCCTCAGATGTATACTCCAATGGAAGTGCTATCAGCCGGCAATTGCTGGCCATTGTTCCTTATAATTCCCGTTCCAAGTATTTTCTCTATTATGAACAACTTTCCTTATCCAAAGATGCCTATAAGTTCTGGAAAGGGTTGGATCAGCAGATTAACAATGTAGGAGGCATTTTTGATGCACCTCCGGCCATTATCCGGGGCAATATGTTCAATGTAGCCGACGAAGATGAGATAGTATTGGGCTTTTTTGGTGCATCTGATGTAAAACCAGGATTTATAAATGTGGATCGTTCGGTTGTAAACAAACCTCCTTCTAATCCCCTGGTTACACTTATTCCACCATCAGGAGGACCTCCTATCCCTTGCTATCCCTGTATCGAAAGTAATATTCGTACAGCCATTACCCCACCTTTCTGGGAAGATTAA